AAAAGCTTGGCCGCCCACTTTTTGTATTATATTATAAAATCTTAAGTATTATTTTACTATATTTAAAATCAAGTATTAGCAAATATTAGCAAACAAGTTAACCGTTTAAGATACTATGAGGAATAATCAGTAAGAGGATTCTAAAGAATGCTATATAGGATTAAACTCTATGAAAGCAATGCTGTTAAAGAAAATTGCGCCGATAAATAAAAGCTCACTCATTTTAGAAGATGTACCAATTCCTTCACCAGGGAAAAGAGAAATTTTAATTAAGGTTAAGGCTTGTGGGATTTGCCATACTGAACTGGATGAAATTGAAGGTCGACTTACTCCTCCCCATCTACCTATTATTTTAGGACATGAGATTGTAGGACAGGTAAAAAAAGCAGGTCCAGCCGCTGGTCGTTATCAGATAGGAGATAGAGTGGGCATAGCCTGGATAAACTGGGCTTGTGGTAAATGCTTTTATTGTAAAAGAGGTTATGAAAATTTATGTGACCAGGCTCAATGGACCGGATACAGTGCCAATGGTGGGTATGCTCAATATACAGTAGTGGCAGAAGACTTTGCATATAGGATACCTTCTTTTTTTTCAGATGTTCAGGCTGCACCTTTGCTTTGTGCTGGTGTAATTGGATATCGTGCTTTACGCTTAACCGGCATGAAAGATGAGCAAGTCCTGGGATTATTTGGTTTTGGAGCCTCTGCCCATTTGGTAATTCAGATGGCTCGTTATAAATTCCCTGAGAGCAAAATATTTGTATTTACCCGTCCCGGTCAAATTAAGCATCGAGAACTGGCAAAAAAATTAGGAGCATCGTGGATTGGAGTTACTGGAGAGGCACCTCCTGAGCCATTAAACTGTGCCATTGACTTTACCCCTGCTGGAAGACCTATTGGTGAAGCCTTAAAGGTTCTGGCTAAAGGTGGGCGATTGGTGATAAATGCTATTCGAAAGGAAGAGCCGGTACCGCCACTTGATTATACTACCCAATTGTGGCAGGAAAAGGAGATTAAGAGCGTGGCAAATGTTACCAGGCAAGATGCAGAAGAATTTTTACCC
This genomic interval from Atribacterota bacterium contains the following:
- a CDS encoding zinc-dependent alcohol dehydrogenase family protein, which translates into the protein MKAMLLKKIAPINKSSLILEDVPIPSPGKREILIKVKACGICHTELDEIEGRLTPPHLPIILGHEIVGQVKKAGPAAGRYQIGDRVGIAWINWACGKCFYCKRGYENLCDQAQWTGYSANGGYAQYTVVAEDFAYRIPSFFSDVQAAPLLCAGVIGYRALRLTGMKDEQVLGLFGFGASAHLVIQMARYKFPESKIFVFTRPGQIKHRELAKKLGASWIGVTGEAPPEPLNCAIDFTPAGRPIGEALKVLAKGGRLVINAIRKEEPVPPLDYTTQLWQEKEIKSVANVTRQDAEEFLPLAAKIPIISEVTEFRLEEINEALLILKEGRMQGAGVLNMEAGR